In one Alnus glutinosa chromosome 12, dhAlnGlut1.1, whole genome shotgun sequence genomic region, the following are encoded:
- the LOC133851828 gene encoding glycogen synthase kinase-3 homolog MsK-3-like: MASGLRGSTGNAVGVDKLLDEMKDMKIRGDKEIGTTVVDGKGTEVGHVIVTTISGKHGDPKQTISYMAERVVGNGSFGVVFQAKCLENHETVAVKKVLQDKRYKNRELQIMHLLDHPNVVRLKHCFFSTTDKNELYLNLVLEYVPETVYQVIRHYHKMHQRMPLTYVKVYFYQICRALAYIHNSVGVCHRDVKPQNLLVNPHTHQVKLCDFGSAKALVNGETNISYICSRYYRAPELIFGATQYTTAIDMWSAGCVLAELLLGEPLFSGERAVDQLVEIIKVLGTPTREEIKRMNPNYTEFKFPQIKAYPWHKIFHKRVPPEAMDLVSRLLQYSPNLRSTALEALVHPFFDELRDPNTCLPNGRPLPPLFNFKPHELKEVPAEMVVKLIPKHARKDCTFFESS, translated from the exons ATGGCTTCTGGGTTAAGAGGTTCAACCGGAAATGCAGTTGGTGTTGATAAGTTGCTTGATGAGATGAAGGACATGAAAATTAGAGGGGACAAG GAAATAGGAACAACTGTTGTTGATGGTAAAGGCACAGAGGTAGGCCATGTAATTGTCACAACTATCAGTGGAAAACATGGCGATCCAAAACAA ACGATAAGCTACATGGCTGAACGTGTTGTGGGAAATGGATCTTTTGGAGTAGTATTCCAG GCAAAGTGCCTAGAAAATCATGAAACAGTTGCTGTAAAAAAGGTTCTTCAAGACAAGAGGTACAAGAACCGGGAGTTACAAATCATGCATCTTCTAGACCACCCCAATGTTGTGCGCTTGAAGCACTGCTTCTTTTCAACAACTGACAAGAATGAGCTCTATCTTAACCTTGTGCTTGAGTATGTACCCGAGACTGTCTATCAGGTGATCAGACACTACCATAAGATGCATCAAAGGATGCCATTGACATACGTAAAAGTTTACTTTTATCAG ATATGTAGAGCACTTGCATACATTCATAATAGTGTTGGAGTGTGTCACAGGGATGTAAAGCCTCAAAATTTGCTG GTCAATCCACATACCCACCAAGTTAAACTCTGTGACTTTGGAAGTGCCAAAGCCTTG GTAAATGGGGAAACAAACATATCTTACATCTGTTCAAGGTACTACCGAGCTCCTGAACTTATATTTGGTGCAACTCAGTACACCACAGCCATAGACATGTGGTCTGCTGGCTGTGTACTAGCAGAATTATTGCTTGGAGAG CCTCTCTTTTCTGGTGAACGTGCAGTAGATCAGCTTGTTGAAATAATTAAG GTTTTGGGTACCCCAACTAGGGAGGAAATTAAGCGCATGAATCCTAACTACACAGAATTTAAGTTCCCCCAAATTAAAGCTTATCCATGGCACAAG ATATTCCACAAACGTGTGCCCCCTGAAGCTATGGATCTTGTCTCAAGACTACTTCAGTATTCTCCAAATCTTCGTAGTACAGCT CTGGAGGCTTTGGTTCATCCCTTCTTTGATGAGCTTCGTGACCCTAACACCTGCCTGCCAAATGGACGCCCCCTTCCCCCACTATTCAACTTTAAGCCCCATG AACTAAAGGAAGTGCCAGCAGAGATGGTGGTCAAGCTGATTCCTAAGCATGCAAGAAAGGACTGCACCTTCTTTGAGTCATCATGA
- the LOC133851939 gene encoding polygalacturonase At1g48100-like codes for MKYSRVSLFVFCISLVCFFLSTQARRHYHTKHKHSHPHKSSNISQPPSTSPEPAEPPYNDGNSYNSTGLFDVRNFGAVGDGIADDTDALKTAWDAACQRDSAVILIPHGFSFMIQSTIFTGPCQGGLIFQIDGTLMPPDGPDSWPKNNSRRQWLVFYRINEMSLQGGGLIDGRGEKWWNLPCKPHKGINGTSMPGPCESPIAIKFFMSSNLSVEGLRIKNSPQFHFRFDNCRDVHIESIYITAPALSPNTDGIHIENTNDVRIYNSVISNGDDCVSIGSGCYNVDIRNITCGPGHGISIGSLGNHNSHACVSNVTVRDSVIKVSENGVRIKTWQGGSGAVSGVTFSNIHMDDVRNPIIVDQFYCLAKACTNQTSAVFVSDILYTNIKGTYDVRSPPMHFACSDSAPCTNLTLSDVELLPAKGDLVLDPFCWNAYGNLQTLTIPPVSCLLEGVPPSILENDIDYCH; via the exons ATGAAGTATTCTCGAGTGTCATTATTTGTATTCTGCATTTCTTtggtttgtttctttctttccacCCAAGCTAGAAGGCATTACCATACAAAACACAAGCACAGTCACCCTCACAAGTCATCCAATATTTCACAACCCCCTTCTACTTCTCCTGAGCCTGCTGAACCACCTTATAATGATGGAAATTCCTATAATTCTACTGGATTATTCGATGTACGAAACTTTGGTGCTGTTGGGGATGGCATAGCAGATGACACAGACGCATTGAAGACGGCGTGGGACGCCGCATGTCAGAGAGATTCGGCAGTTATCCTCATTCCCCACGGCTTCTCCTTCATGATTCAGTCAACCATTTTTACAGGTCCTTGTCAAGGTGGCTTAATCTTTCAG ATTGATGGAACTCTTATGCCCCCGGATGGACCTGATTCCTGGCCAAAGAATAACAGTAGGCGACAATGGCTGGTCTTTTACAGAATCAATGAAATGTCACTGCAAGGAGGTGGTCTAATAGATGGGAGAGGAGAAAAATGGTGGAATCTTCCTTGCAAACCCCACAAG GGGATTAATGGAACATCAATGCCTGGACCATGCGAAAGCCCAATT GCAATAAAGTTCTTCATGAGCTCGAACTTGAGTGTGGAAGGGCTTAGAATCAAGAACAGCCCCCAGTTCCACTTCAGATTTGATAATTGCAGAGATGTCCATATTGAATCAATTTACATAACAGCGCCTGCTTTAAGTCCCAACACTGATGGGATTCACATAGAGAACACAAATGATGTCAGAATATATAATTCAGTAATTTCTAATG GTGATGATTGTGTATCAATTGGATCAGGTTGTTATAATGTAGACATAAGAAACATCACATGTGGACCCGGTCATGGAATCAG CATTGGGAGTTTAGGAAATCACAACTCGCATGCCTGCGTTTCGAATGTTACTGTTAGAGACTCAGTTATTAAAGTGTCAGAAAATGGAGTTAGAATCAAGACATGGCAGGGTGGATCAGGGGCAGTATCAGGAGTAACATTCAGTAATATTCACATGGATGATGTCCGGAACCCAATCATAGTCGATCAATTCTACTGCCTCGCCAAGGCGTGCACCAACCAAACATCAGCAGTTTTTGTGTCGGACATactatacacaaacataaaggGAACCTACGATGTTCGAAGCCCACCAATGCATTTTGCCTGTAGTGATTCTGCCCCATGCACCAACTTAACACTCTCGGATGTTGAGCTTCTTCCTGCCAAAGGAGATTTAGTGTTAGACCCATTCTGTTGGAATGCTTATGGGAATCTGCAGACACTAACAATTCCACCAGTCTCCTGCTTGTTGGAGGGTGTTCCTCCATCCATATTGGAGAATGACATAGATTATTGCCACTAG